The stretch of DNA CACCAGTTGCGGCAGCATCGCTTCGGTCACGCCCATAAAGCGGCCCAGACCCAGCGTGGTGATGGCGCGCTGGCGTTCGGCCTGCCGGGCCTCGCTGTCGGGCGCGGCGCTGGTGTCGAGCAGGGCGAGGCGGGTGACGCGCTCGGGCGCGTGCCGCATGATCTCCAGCGCGACATAGCCGCCCATCGACAGGCCGGCCAAAGCGAAGCGCTCCGGCGCCCGAGCCAGTACGCGGGCGGCCATGGCGGGGATGCTGTCGTCCAGGGTCAGGTCGGCGATCCACGGGCTGGCGATATCGGCCAGATCATCGGCCTGCCTTTGCCACAACCGCGCATCGCAGAGCAGGCCGGGGAGAAGGACAAGCGTTTCAGCCATGGGCGCGATCCTCGCGGATGGTCAGCGTCAGCACCACGCCGGCCAGCGCCAGCGCGCCAGACAGGCCCGCCACACCATTCCAGCCCAGATGCTGCCAGAACCAGCCGCCCACCGAGCCCGTCACGCTGGAGCCCAGATAGTAGAACAGCAGATAGAGCGAGGCGGCATGCCCCTTGGCCAGCCCCGCCAGCCGCCCGACCCAGCCGCTGGCGATGGCATGGGCGGCGAAAAAGCCGATCGTCACCAGCAGGATGCCCAGAATGACGATCCACAGCGCGCTGGCCATGGTGGCCGCCACGCCCAGCCCCATCAGCGCCAGAGCGGCGGCGGCAGGCAGGCGGCGCCCGATGCGGTCGGCCAGTTGCCCGGCTGCCGAGCTGGTGAACATGCCCGAGATATAGGTCAGGAAGATCATGCTGATCGCCGTCTGCCCCAGATTGTAAGGCGCGGCGGACAGGCGGAAACCGGCGTAGTTGAAGATGGTGACGAAGACGCTGGTCAGCACGAAGCCCACGCCGAACAGGCGCAGCATCGCCGGATTGCGCAGATGGCCCAGCCAGATTGCGGGGTGGCCGCGCAATTGGAACCGCTCATGCGGGATAAAGCGCCTGGAGGCGGGCAGCAGCAGAGCAAAGCCCGCCGCCGCCGCC from Novosphingobium sp. encodes:
- a CDS encoding MFS transporter, which gives rise to MNAITSFPDLPLPEGMARGAPAYARASLALFLAGFSTFSLLYCVQPLLPEFSRSFHIGPAESSLALSLTTGALALAIFAMGALSQALPRRPLMFASMASAALFNLLAGIAPWWPAMLGFRLLEGLALGGVPAVAMAYLAEEIHSRDLGRAMGLYVAGTAFGGMAGRVGMGVLTDLTSWRGAMIAISIADLAAAAGFALLLPASRRFIPHERFQLRGHPAIWLGHLRNPAMLRLFGVGFVLTSVFVTIFNYAGFRLSAAPYNLGQTAISMIFLTYISGMFTSSAAGQLADRIGRRLPAAAALALMGLGVAATMASALWIVILGILLVTIGFFAAHAIASGWVGRLAGLAKGHAASLYLLFYYLGSSVTGSVGGWFWQHLGWNGVAGLSGALALAGVVLTLTIREDRAHG
- a CDS encoding alpha/beta fold hydrolase; translation: MAETLVLLPGLLCDARLWQRQADDLADIASPWIADLTLDDSIPAMAARVLARAPERFALAGLSMGGYVALEIMRHAPERVTRLALLDTSAAPDSEARQAERQRAITTLGLGRFMGVTEAMLPQLVHASHVRGPIGATVRAMAKEVGQQAFVRQQQAILTRADSRPLLPLITVPTLIAVGEDDRLTPPPLAEAMQAAIPGARLHRFAQCGHLPPLEQPEATSALLRDWLSWEQTA